From the genome of Desulfobaculum xiamenense, one region includes:
- a CDS encoding Nif3-like dinuclear metal center hexameric protein: MNVRELIACIEEMAPVSGAAPWDKSGVQIAGTIGDIERIAVTIDPSPAAMAEALEWNADFILTHHPLYMEPKPLDRPGFFLDVARQTLTRGTWLYAAHTSLDVRPEGPAGWLARELELDEPRVMEQTDPGNPMVGFGLVGRLPAPMGWDAFADRLGACVERDFWVTTGQIPERIDSVAYCTGSGGSLIPAAEASGAQVYITGDIKYHQALESNIFIIDVGHFSLEETMTRILAETLASRLSGRHDAEVRFFPGREPFALRAGR, translated from the coding sequence ATGAACGTTCGTGAACTGATCGCCTGCATCGAGGAGATGGCCCCGGTATCGGGTGCCGCACCGTGGGACAAAAGCGGTGTGCAGATCGCCGGCACCATCGGCGATATCGAAAGGATAGCCGTGACCATCGACCCGTCCCCAGCCGCCATGGCCGAGGCGCTGGAGTGGAACGCGGACTTCATCCTGACGCACCATCCTCTGTATATGGAGCCGAAGCCCCTCGACAGGCCCGGCTTCTTTCTTGATGTTGCGCGGCAGACGCTCACACGCGGGACATGGCTGTACGCGGCGCACACGTCCCTCGACGTCCGCCCCGAAGGCCCCGCGGGCTGGCTCGCACGGGAATTGGAGCTTGACGAACCGCGCGTGATGGAACAAACCGACCCCGGCAACCCCATGGTCGGCTTCGGTCTCGTCGGCAGGCTCCCCGCCCCCATGGGCTGGGACGCCTTCGCGGATCGCCTCGGCGCATGCGTGGAACGCGACTTCTGGGTCACCACGGGGCAAATTCCCGAGCGCATCGACTCGGTGGCCTACTGCACCGGCTCTGGCGGCTCGCTCATCCCGGCCGCCGAGGCAAGCGGAGCGCAGGTCTACATTACGGGCGACATCAAGTACCATCAGGCGCTTGAATCGAATATTTTCATCATTGACGTGGGACATTTTTCTCTGGAAGAAACCATGACGCGCATCCTGGCGGAAACGCTCGCCTCCCGGCTCTCGGGACGGCACGATGCCGAAGTCCGTTTCTTCCCCGGCCGCGAGCCGTTCGCCCTGCGCGCCGGACGATAG